The following are encoded together in the Citrus sinensis cultivar Valencia sweet orange chromosome 1, DVS_A1.0, whole genome shotgun sequence genome:
- the LOC102619098 gene encoding probable protein arginine N-methyltransferase 1, translated as MLKDVVRTKSYQNVIYQNKFLFKDKVVLDVGAGTGILSLFCAKAGAAHVYAVECSQMANMAKQIVEANGFSNVITVLKGKIEEIELPVTKVDIIISEWMGYFLLFENMLNTVLYARDKWLVDDGIVLPDKASLYLTAIEDAEYKDDKIEFWNNVYGFDMSCIKKQAMMEPLVDTVDQNQIVTNCQLLKTMDISKMGPGDASFTAPFKLVAQRNDYIHALVAYFDVTFTKCHKLMGFSTGPKSRATHWKQTVLYLEDVLTICEGEAISGSLTVAPNKKNPRDVDIMLKYSLQGRHSAISRIQYYKMR; from the exons ATGCTAAAGGATGTAGTGAGAACTAAGTCATATCAAAATGTTATTTATCAGAACAAGTTTCTTTTCAAGGACAAAGTAGTTCTTGATGTTGGAGCCGGGACTggaattttatccttattttgtGCAAAAGCAGGGGCAGCTCATGTTTATGCA GTTGAGTGCTCCCAAATGGCTAACATGGCTAAACAGATTGTCGAAGCAAATGGATTTTCTAATG tTATAACAGTTTTAAAAGGGAAGATTGAAGAAATTGAGCTCCCAGTTACAAAAGTGGATATAATTATTTCAGAGTGGATgggttattttttgttgttcgAGAACATGCTAAACACAGTCTTGTATGCTCGTGATAAATGGCTA GTTGATGATGGAATTGTGTTACCAGATAAAGCTTCTCTCTATTTGACAGCCATTGAAGATGCTGAGTACAAAGATGACAAGATTGAAT TTTGGAATAACGTCTATGGCTTTGACATGAGCTGCATCAAGAAGCAAGCTATGATGGAACCTCTTGTTGACACAGTTGATCAGAATCAAATTGTTACCAACTGCCAGCTACTCAAG ACAATGGATATCTCCAAGATGGGACCTGGGGATGCTTCCTTTACAGCTCCATTTAAGCTTGTGGCACAACGTAATGATTACATCCATGCTCTTGTAGCATATTTTGACGTAACCTTTACCAAGTGCCACAAATTAATGGGCTTCTCAACAG GTCCAAAATCACGGGCTACACATTGGAAGCAAACAGTTCTTTATCTGGAAGATGTATTAACTATTTGTGAGGGGGAGGCAATAAGTGGGAGCTTGACTGTGGCGCCAAACAAAAAGAATCCACGAGATGTTGATATAATGCTGAAATATTCATTGCAGGGTAGGCATTCTGCTATTTCCAGGATCCAATATTACAAGATGCGTTGA
- the LOC102619391 gene encoding pentatricopeptide repeat-containing protein At1g62260, mitochondrial, which translates to MIIMPRVIRGARTQSYLPSPLLRSCVSQSASSPSHSCRYASTTKPNISSFQGSDFHAQIKRITHLIRTNRLTEARAVFDQTEQRNTKTWNVMISGYVKRREMAKARKLFDEMPQRDVVSWNVMISGYISSSGSGFLEEARYLFDIMPERDCVTWNTVISGYAKTGEMEEALRLFNSMPARNVVSWNAMISGFLQNGDVANAIEFFDRMPGRDSASLSALVSGLIQNGELDEAARVLVKCGSRCDGGEDLVRAYNTLIVGYGQRGRVEEARKLFDKIPVNCDRGEGNVRFKRNIVSWNSMIMCYAKAGDVVSAREIFEQMLERDTFSWNTMISGYIHVLDMEEASNLFVKMPHPDTLTWNAMVSGYAQIGNLELALDFFKRMPQKNLVSWNSMIAGCETNKDYEGAIKLFIQMQVEGEKPDRHTFSSILSMSSGIVDLHLGMQIHQMVTKTVIPDVPINNALITMYARCGAIVEARIIFEEMKLLKNVVSWNAMIGGCASHGFATEALELFKSMKSFKVLPTYITFISVLSACAHAGLVEEGRQHFKSMVNEYGIEPRIEHFASLVDIVGRHGRLEDAMDLIKGMPFEPDKAVWGALLGACRVHNNVELAQVAAEALMKVEPENSTPYVLLYNMYADVGRWDDANEVRLLMKSNNIKKPTGYSWVDFSPCG; encoded by the coding sequence atgattattatgCCGCGGGTAATAAGAGGAGCTCGAACTCAAAGCTATCTTCCTAGTCCCTTGCTCAGATCATGCGTTTCCCAGAGTGCATCTTCACCGTCACATTCTTGTCGTTACGCCTCAACAACGAAACCCAATATTTCTTCCTTTCAGGGCTCGGACTTTCACGCACAAATCAAAAGGATTACCCATTTGATAAGAACAAATCGCCTAACCGAAGCAAGAGCAGTGTTTGATCAAACGGAGCAAAGAAATACTAAAACATGGAATGTTATGATTAGTGGGTATGTAAAACGAAGAGAAATGGCTAAGGCAAGGAAGCTGTTTGATGAAATGCCTCAAAGAGACGTCGTTTCATGGAATGTGATGATTTCGGGTTATATTTCGTCTAGTGGAAGTGGGTTTTTAGAGGAGGCTAGGTACTTGTTTGATATAATGCCTGAGAGAGACTGTGTTACGTGGAACACGGTTATTAGTGGGTATGCCAAGACTGGTGAGATGGAGGAGGCGTTGCGGCTTTTTAATAGCATGCCTGCGCGGAATGTTGTGTCCTGGAACGCTATGATTTCAGGATTTCTGCAAAATGGTGATGTGGCAAATGCTATTGAGTTTTTTGACCGAATGCCCGGGAGGGATTCTGCTTCGTTAAGTGCACTCGTGTCTGGCCTTATTCAGAACGGTGAACTAGATGAAGCTGCAAGAGTGTTAGTTAAATGTGGGAGTAGATGTGATGGTGGAGAAGATTTAGTGCGCGCTTATAATACTTTGATTGTGGGGTATGGTCAGAGAGGTAGAGTTGAAGAAGCTCGAAAGCTTTTTGATAAAATCCCGGTGAATTGTGATCGAGGGGAAGGAAATGTGAGATTTAAGAGGAATATTGTATCATGGAATTCTATGATTATGTGCTATGCGAAGGCAGGAGATGTGGTTTCTGCTAGGGAAATTTTTGAACAAATGTTGGAACGAGACACTTTTTCATGGAATACTATGATTAGTGGCTATATTCATGTGTTGGATATGGAAGAAGCGTCAAATCTCTTTGTTAAAATGCCACATCCTGACACATTAACGTGGAATGCTATGGTCTCTGGTTATGCTCAGATTGGTAATTTAGAACTTGCTCTTGATTTCTTCAAGAGGATGCCACAAAAGAACTTGGTCTCATGGAATTCAATGATAGCTGGGTGTGAGACAAATAAGGACTATGAAGGAGCAATTAAGCTCTTCATCCAGATGCAAGTTGAAGGAGAAAAACCTGATAGACACACCTTTTCTTCAATTCTCAGCATGTCTTCTGGAATTGTGGATCTACACCTGGGAATGCAGATTCACCAGATGGTCACTAAAACAGTTATTCCAGATGTGCCAATAAACAATGCCCTTATTACCATGTACGCAAGATGCGGGGCTATTGTGGAGGCACGTATTATTTTTGAAGAGAtgaaacttttgaaaaatgtAGTCTCTTGGAATGCAATGATAGGAGGATGTGCATCTCATGGTTTTGCTACAGAGGCTTTAGAACTTTTCAAATCAATGAAGAGTTTCAAAGTCTTGCCTACGTATATAACATTTATTTCTGTTTTAAGTGCTTGTGCCCATGCTGGTCTAGTTGAAGAAGGCCGTCAGCATTTTAAATCCATGGTCAATGAATATGGTATTGAGCCAAGAATCGAACACTTTGCCTCCCTTGTGGACATTGTGGGTAGGCATGGGCGGCTTGAGGATGCTATGGATTTGATCAAAGGCATGCCATTTGAGCCAGATAAGGCTGTGTGGGGTGCATTACTGGGTGCATGCAGGGTACATAACAATGTGGAGTTGGCTCAAGTTGCAGCTGAGGCATTGATGAAAGTAGAACCAGAAAATTCAACCCCTTATGTGTTGCTATATAATATGTATGCTGATGTGGGACGATGGGATGATGCAAATGAAGTAAGGCTGCTGATGAAAAGCAATAATATCAAGAAGCCAACAGGCTATAGTTGGGTAGATTTCTCTCCTTGTGGATAG